A window of Drosophila subobscura isolate 14011-0131.10 chromosome E, UCBerk_Dsub_1.0, whole genome shotgun sequence contains these coding sequences:
- the LOC117889806 gene encoding protein Wnt-2 isoform X1 translates to MWKTHNKLLIYILWIMEIRLVSSFTSAMLCGRIPGLTLPQRQLCGEMPDALIALGEGHQLGAQECQQQFRGHRWNCSEVWQRNVFAHVIPIASREAAYTYAIASAGAAYAVTAACARGNISTCGCDVRHKAGPSTDGTPAEAWKWGGCSADVDFGMRYTRKFLDARELEHDARTLMNLHNNRAGRTLVKKMLRTDCKCHGVSGSCVMKTCWKSLPPFRLIGDKLMQKYHKAKTVQAVRGKRGLRLVISRRKHGSARPAKPALVWPKRMELIYLEASPNYCERSLQTGTLGTVGRLCQRNGHGSQSCDLLCCGRGHNTQHIRRSKQCRCQFRWCCQVECELCDESYEEFTCK, encoded by the exons ATTAGTGTCCAGCTTTACATCCGCCATGCTCTGCGGCCGCATTCCGGGCCTGACCTTGCCCCAGCGCCAGCTGTGCGGAGAGATGCCGGACGCCCTGATCGCCCTGGGCGAGGGCCATCAGCTGGGTGCACaggagtgccagcagcagtttcGGGGCCACCGCTGGAACTGCTCAGAGGTGTGGCAGCGTAATGTCTTTGCCCATGTCATACCCATTG CTTCACGGGAGGCTGCGTATACGTATGCCATAGCTAGTGCTGGAGCTGCCTATGCAGTGACTGCTGCATGTGCGCGCGGCAACATCTCCACCTGCGGATGCGATGTGCGCCATAAGGCTGGCCCCTCCACGGATGGCACTCCAGCCGAGGCCTGGAAATGGGGCGGCTGTTCTGCGGATGTGGACTTTGGCATGAGATACACCCGCAAGTTCCTCGATGCGCGGGAGCTCGAGCACGACGCCCGCACGCTGATGAATCTCCACAACAATCGAGCCGGGCGAACG CTGGTAAAGAAAATGCTTCGCACGGACTGCAAGTGCCATGGCGTGAGCGGCTCCTGTGTGATGAAGACCTGCTGGAAGAGCCTGCCACCGTTCCGTCTGATCGGCGACAAGCTCATGCAGAAGTATCATAAAGCCAAAACTGTTCAAGCCGTTCGAGGCAAACGTGGACTGAGATTAGTAATAAGCAG AAGGAAACATGGAAGTGCCCGCCCCGCTAAGCCTGCTTTGGTGTGGCCAAAGCGCATGGAGCTGATCTACCTGGAGGCGTCGCCGAACTACTGCGAGCGCAGCCTTCAGACGGGCACCCTTGGCACGGTGGGTCGTCTCTGCCAGCGGAATGGACACGGATCCCAGAGCTGTGACCTGTTgtgctgtgggcgtggccacaACACGCAGCACATCCGACGCAGCAAGCAGTGCCGCTGCCAGTTCCGATGGTGTTGCCAGGTGGAGTGCGAGCTGTGCGACGAAAGCTACGAGGAGTTCACCTGTAAATAG
- the LOC117889806 gene encoding protein Wnt-2 isoform X2 translates to MLCGRIPGLTLPQRQLCGEMPDALIALGEGHQLGAQECQQQFRGHRWNCSEVWQRNVFAHVIPIASREAAYTYAIASAGAAYAVTAACARGNISTCGCDVRHKAGPSTDGTPAEAWKWGGCSADVDFGMRYTRKFLDARELEHDARTLMNLHNNRAGRTLVKKMLRTDCKCHGVSGSCVMKTCWKSLPPFRLIGDKLMQKYHKAKTVQAVRGKRGLRLVISRRKHGSARPAKPALVWPKRMELIYLEASPNYCERSLQTGTLGTVGRLCQRNGHGSQSCDLLCCGRGHNTQHIRRSKQCRCQFRWCCQVECELCDESYEEFTCK, encoded by the exons ATGCTCTGCGGCCGCATTCCGGGCCTGACCTTGCCCCAGCGCCAGCTGTGCGGAGAGATGCCGGACGCCCTGATCGCCCTGGGCGAGGGCCATCAGCTGGGTGCACaggagtgccagcagcagtttcGGGGCCACCGCTGGAACTGCTCAGAGGTGTGGCAGCGTAATGTCTTTGCCCATGTCATACCCATTG CTTCACGGGAGGCTGCGTATACGTATGCCATAGCTAGTGCTGGAGCTGCCTATGCAGTGACTGCTGCATGTGCGCGCGGCAACATCTCCACCTGCGGATGCGATGTGCGCCATAAGGCTGGCCCCTCCACGGATGGCACTCCAGCCGAGGCCTGGAAATGGGGCGGCTGTTCTGCGGATGTGGACTTTGGCATGAGATACACCCGCAAGTTCCTCGATGCGCGGGAGCTCGAGCACGACGCCCGCACGCTGATGAATCTCCACAACAATCGAGCCGGGCGAACG CTGGTAAAGAAAATGCTTCGCACGGACTGCAAGTGCCATGGCGTGAGCGGCTCCTGTGTGATGAAGACCTGCTGGAAGAGCCTGCCACCGTTCCGTCTGATCGGCGACAAGCTCATGCAGAAGTATCATAAAGCCAAAACTGTTCAAGCCGTTCGAGGCAAACGTGGACTGAGATTAGTAATAAGCAG AAGGAAACATGGAAGTGCCCGCCCCGCTAAGCCTGCTTTGGTGTGGCCAAAGCGCATGGAGCTGATCTACCTGGAGGCGTCGCCGAACTACTGCGAGCGCAGCCTTCAGACGGGCACCCTTGGCACGGTGGGTCGTCTCTGCCAGCGGAATGGACACGGATCCCAGAGCTGTGACCTGTTgtgctgtgggcgtggccacaACACGCAGCACATCCGACGCAGCAAGCAGTGCCGCTGCCAGTTCCGATGGTGTTGCCAGGTGGAGTGCGAGCTGTGCGACGAAAGCTACGAGGAGTTCACCTGTAAATAG